The following coding sequences are from one Mycolicibacterium aichiense window:
- a CDS encoding glycoside hydrolase family 6 protein, whose amino-acid sequence MILLAFAAVAYSGQRSDGPASGTIEGSKPVSATLYRDPQLQAIAAAREDSRFNPIAETPQAKWFSDWSTTTTVQHDIRDYLWGATLANAIPTIVLYRIPHLDCGGPTPGDQVYTGARDEQEYRDWVDGAAAALMGHVNAIVILEPDALPQLGQCEQGDRLGTLRYAVDTLSATGARVYIDAGHENWLSAAEAADRLKKVDVDKVAGFSLNVSNFNTTEGEVRYAESVRIELSKLGIDDAHYVIDISRNGAGTQDTTCNPPGARLGQPPQLFHGGTLDGLLWVKNPGETDGSACRGGPDVGFWPAAALGLLGLDGAAARDRGAPGWIGYSVAAVAALAVLAALIGWVVVKRRRTAR is encoded by the coding sequence GTGATCCTGCTGGCTTTCGCTGCAGTCGCCTATTCGGGGCAACGGTCAGATGGCCCCGCTTCGGGAACGATAGAGGGCAGTAAGCCGGTCAGCGCGACGTTGTATCGCGATCCACAACTGCAGGCGATCGCGGCGGCGCGGGAGGACTCCCGATTCAATCCGATCGCCGAAACGCCGCAAGCCAAGTGGTTCTCCGATTGGTCCACGACTACGACTGTCCAGCATGACATTCGCGACTACCTCTGGGGCGCGACGTTGGCGAATGCAATCCCGACGATCGTGCTCTACCGGATCCCTCATCTCGATTGCGGCGGCCCCACGCCCGGTGATCAGGTCTACACCGGTGCACGCGATGAGCAGGAGTACCGGGACTGGGTCGACGGCGCCGCCGCCGCGTTGATGGGTCATGTCAACGCGATCGTCATCCTCGAACCCGACGCACTTCCGCAGCTGGGACAGTGCGAGCAGGGCGATCGCCTGGGCACGCTGCGATATGCAGTCGACACGCTTTCGGCGACGGGGGCGCGGGTCTATATCGATGCAGGACATGAGAACTGGCTGAGCGCAGCCGAGGCCGCGGACCGATTGAAAAAGGTCGACGTCGACAAAGTTGCCGGCTTCAGCCTCAACGTGTCGAACTTCAACACGACAGAAGGCGAAGTCCGGTATGCCGAGAGCGTGCGTATCGAACTCAGCAAGCTCGGCATCGACGACGCGCACTACGTGATCGACATCAGCCGAAACGGCGCAGGCACCCAAGACACCACCTGCAACCCGCCGGGAGCGCGATTGGGACAGCCACCTCAGCTGTTCCACGGCGGCACACTCGATGGGCTGCTGTGGGTGAAGAATCCCGGAGAGACCGACGGATCGGCCTGTCGGGGTGGCCCGGACGTTGGGTTCTGGCCAGCGGCCGCGCTGGGCCTACTCGGGCTGGATGGGGCGGCGGCACGCGATCGAGGTGCTCCGGGATGGATCGGATACTCGGTCGCGGCCGTTGCCGCACTGGCGGTATTGGCGGCCTTGATCGGCTGGGTCGTCGTCAAGAGGCGCCGAACCGCTCGGTGA
- a CDS encoding lipopolysaccharide biosynthesis protein, translating into MAPPNFARNTLLGAISGAAVTLSGFVGSAIAARLLGPDDLGVVAYIIWCVTLTVAVATVGSDVVQQRFIPSLRAMGRDDEVAALVGAILRLSVAVAIVAAVVLFFYLSGPGRGALTGLSDTSQIVVIAVALTWFICWRLSDLYLYNLRGEQQFDKLARISSVSALLRVTTTVLGAWLFGVPGALAGNIAATILPARRALPLLRNKPRVRPDLRQEVFRFTLVSWMIALTGQLLFGRTQIVFLEHYATLAAVGLFAAALTVAEMASQLPQLFLSALLPRFSEQSGQGAHDHMMRLYRTMTALMALVMFPLCLGLAAITPVLVPLIFGDEFAEAASVASILLIVVGICSVGGTNNNLMLSLSKTKILVVSNAVGLVALILLSFLVIPRYGLMGAAWSRGIVQVLVIAIEIICTAIQTGFHPPYRALGAITLAAVAQGAVAYVVVLNIGGAWSLVVALPAAVITYLIGLRVFAILPMVDPTLPSRLMSHTPARLEPLISRVLRLLVPPTAGRAEQD; encoded by the coding sequence TTGGCGCCGCCGAATTTTGCCCGCAACACACTTCTCGGCGCCATCTCCGGTGCCGCCGTCACTCTCTCCGGCTTCGTCGGCAGCGCGATTGCCGCCCGACTGCTCGGGCCTGACGACCTTGGCGTCGTTGCCTACATCATCTGGTGCGTCACGCTCACCGTGGCGGTCGCGACCGTGGGCAGCGATGTCGTACAGCAGCGATTCATCCCCAGCCTCCGTGCCATGGGCAGAGACGATGAGGTAGCCGCCCTGGTCGGAGCGATCCTGCGGCTGTCCGTGGCTGTCGCGATCGTGGCTGCGGTGGTCTTGTTCTTCTACCTTAGCGGGCCAGGCAGAGGTGCACTCACCGGGCTTTCCGATACCTCCCAGATCGTCGTCATCGCAGTCGCTTTGACGTGGTTCATCTGCTGGAGACTGTCTGACCTGTATCTCTACAATCTCAGAGGCGAGCAGCAATTCGACAAGCTCGCTCGCATCTCCTCCGTCTCGGCTCTGCTGAGGGTGACAACAACGGTGCTCGGCGCCTGGCTGTTCGGGGTCCCAGGTGCTCTCGCCGGCAATATCGCCGCCACTATCCTCCCCGCCCGCCGGGCCTTGCCGCTGCTACGCAACAAGCCCCGCGTCCGTCCGGACCTCAGACAAGAAGTCTTCAGGTTCACGCTGGTGAGCTGGATGATCGCGCTGACCGGCCAGCTGTTGTTCGGCCGAACGCAGATCGTCTTCCTCGAGCACTACGCCACGCTCGCCGCCGTTGGCCTGTTCGCGGCCGCACTGACTGTGGCCGAGATGGCGTCGCAACTGCCGCAGCTCTTCCTGTCGGCCCTGCTCCCACGTTTCAGCGAGCAGAGCGGTCAAGGCGCCCACGACCACATGATGCGCCTGTACCGGACGATGACCGCGCTGATGGCGTTGGTGATGTTTCCGCTCTGCCTCGGCCTTGCGGCGATCACGCCGGTATTGGTCCCGCTGATCTTCGGTGATGAATTCGCCGAAGCCGCCTCGGTTGCATCGATACTGCTGATCGTCGTTGGGATCTGCAGTGTCGGCGGTACCAACAACAACCTCATGCTGAGCCTGAGTAAGACCAAGATTCTCGTGGTGTCCAACGCCGTTGGCCTGGTCGCTCTGATCCTGCTGAGCTTCCTGGTGATACCCCGATACGGGTTGATGGGAGCAGCCTGGTCACGAGGGATCGTCCAAGTACTGGTCATTGCCATCGAAATCATTTGCACGGCAATACAAACCGGATTCCACCCACCGTATCGCGCGCTGGGAGCGATAACACTTGCCGCGGTGGCACAGGGCGCGGTGGCGTATGTGGTGGTCTTAAACATAGGCGGCGCATGGTCGTTGGTGGTCGCCTTACCCGCCGCGGTCATCACCTACCTCATCGGTCTTCGAGTATTTGCGATACTGCCGATGGTCGACCCCACGCTGCCGAGTCGACTCATGTCGCATACCCCTGCGCGGCTCGAACCGCTGATTTCCCGGGTCCTGCGGCTGCTGGTGCCGCCTACCGCGGGGCGCGCAGAACAGGATTAG
- a CDS encoding Gfo/Idh/MocA family protein, which translates to MIRILLIGAGAVVEELYQFPLQRLEKAKAVEVLGVVDPNESRGRQIASKFKRARAYPDCAAAFRDGSYDLAIIASPPALHAEHACAAFEHGCHVLCEKPMTTTVADADRMNAAAAKANRTLGVAYPRRFYSNFADVARLVANGDLGEDLEFTYREGGTYGWKAATDAAFRRERSGGGVLLDIGVHMLDQLAWIFGDPVVTRSFDDSFEGGVETNSLLSLVFPRGRGVMQVSWEYPLNNGLRIRGSSGEVILDNADIRTYRRKTPQGWSLVPAETSWPVDLAPTGGKRTRPAGYGPCFEAELIAMLRCIRYGEAFPVTGLQAASVQAAIDQAYERAEPLECPWLPEDEQVAARAKHWKAGQPQ; encoded by the coding sequence ATGATCCGTATCCTCCTGATCGGTGCAGGAGCCGTGGTTGAGGAGCTCTACCAATTCCCTTTGCAGCGACTGGAAAAGGCGAAGGCCGTCGAGGTCTTGGGCGTCGTCGACCCCAACGAATCACGAGGGCGCCAGATCGCGTCTAAGTTCAAGCGGGCGCGCGCGTACCCTGACTGCGCGGCGGCGTTTCGGGACGGCTCATACGATCTCGCCATCATCGCCTCACCGCCGGCTCTGCATGCCGAGCATGCGTGTGCGGCATTCGAACACGGTTGCCATGTGCTGTGCGAGAAGCCCATGACGACAACGGTGGCCGATGCGGATCGCATGAACGCGGCAGCAGCGAAAGCCAACAGGACGCTGGGGGTGGCGTATCCCCGGCGGTTCTACTCGAATTTCGCCGACGTCGCACGACTCGTCGCGAACGGCGACCTCGGGGAGGACCTCGAGTTCACCTACCGCGAGGGGGGCACCTATGGCTGGAAGGCGGCCACCGACGCCGCATTCCGACGCGAACGTTCGGGCGGCGGCGTGCTGCTGGACATCGGCGTGCACATGCTGGATCAGTTGGCCTGGATTTTCGGCGATCCGGTGGTAACTCGCTCTTTCGACGACAGTTTCGAAGGTGGAGTCGAGACTAATTCGCTTCTGTCGCTGGTGTTTCCGCGAGGCCGCGGCGTCATGCAGGTCAGCTGGGAGTACCCGCTGAATAATGGTCTGCGGATCCGGGGTTCCTCAGGTGAGGTGATTCTGGACAATGCCGACATTCGCACCTATCGCCGCAAGACCCCTCAGGGATGGTCGCTGGTACCGGCCGAGACATCGTGGCCCGTGGACCTTGCGCCAACGGGCGGCAAGCGGACCCGGCCCGCCGGTTACGGCCCGTGCTTCGAGGCCGAGTTGATCGCCATGCTCAGATGCATTCGCTACGGCGAAGCATTTCCCGTGACCGGCCTCCAGGCCGCGAGTGTGCAAGCCGCCATTGACCAGGCCTACGAGCGAGCCGAGCCGCTGGAGTGTCCCTGGCTGCCGGAAGACGAACAGGTGGCCGCGCGGGCCAAGCACTGGAAGGCCGGTCAGCCGCAATGA
- a CDS encoding NAD-dependent epimerase/dehydratase family protein — translation MKPIAIIGAGGFVGARLIERAELRGDIPLVPIVRSPRSQGRLARFGIRTVHGDASDPASLVPLLKGCGTVVNLTMGDDKRTVGDAQSIHAACQKADVPLFVHMSSAEVFGRAETHGLNDDSVPDGKHWMEYAQAKSAAEAWLRSQSAGPVQTVILRPGLIWGPGSGWLVEPAKALIDGTAYLLNGGRGICNLIHVDNLIEHLVQLAKSAAPRSDVFNIADNETLTWADYYRAIAHEVGVDPSTIRLLGDAKYDESNFQKIQQILNIAPARAIKRRLSAGTKGRLKQQLQDRISPPITEPQPIEPEPTVTKQLWWLQGTARKLPSTKFAEQYPELQLKPFDELMTAAGKWLRFAGFENSDRT, via the coding sequence ATGAAACCCATCGCCATCATCGGGGCCGGGGGCTTCGTCGGCGCCCGTCTCATAGAACGTGCCGAACTTCGCGGCGACATACCCCTCGTGCCCATCGTCCGATCCCCGCGCAGTCAGGGTCGGTTGGCGCGGTTCGGCATTCGCACCGTGCATGGTGATGCTTCCGATCCGGCATCTCTGGTTCCGCTACTGAAGGGGTGCGGAACGGTGGTGAACCTGACCATGGGAGACGACAAGCGCACGGTCGGCGACGCTCAGTCCATTCACGCCGCATGCCAGAAGGCGGACGTTCCCCTGTTCGTGCACATGAGTTCCGCTGAGGTATTCGGCCGGGCAGAGACTCACGGTCTGAACGACGATTCGGTACCAGATGGAAAGCACTGGATGGAGTACGCCCAGGCGAAATCCGCTGCCGAAGCGTGGTTGCGCTCCCAGTCCGCCGGGCCGGTGCAGACAGTCATCCTGCGACCGGGACTGATCTGGGGCCCAGGGTCGGGATGGCTCGTGGAGCCGGCCAAGGCGTTGATTGACGGCACCGCGTACCTGCTGAACGGCGGGCGCGGGATCTGCAATCTGATCCACGTGGACAACCTCATCGAGCACCTGGTTCAACTGGCGAAGTCCGCTGCGCCCCGCTCCGATGTCTTCAACATCGCCGACAACGAGACGCTCACCTGGGCCGATTACTATCGCGCCATTGCACACGAAGTGGGCGTTGATCCATCGACGATACGTCTGCTTGGCGATGCAAAGTACGACGAGAGCAACTTCCAGAAAATCCAGCAGATCCTCAACATTGCGCCGGCCCGCGCCATCAAACGTCGACTCAGCGCCGGCACCAAAGGCCGGCTGAAGCAGCAGTTGCAGGATCGCATCTCGCCACCGATTACCGAACCTCAGCCCATCGAGCCCGAACCTACTGTCACCAAACAGCTTTGGTGGCTTCAAGGCACCGCAAGGAAACTACCGTCGACGAAGTTCGCCGAGCAGTATCCCGAGCTGCAGCTCAAGCCGTTTGATGAACTGATGACGGCAGCCGGAAAGTGGCTGCGCTTCGCCGGTTTCGAGAATTCGGACCGCACTTAG
- the fgd gene encoding glucose-6-phosphate dehydrogenase (coenzyme-F420), translated as MAELKLGYKASAEQFAPRELVELAVLAEAHGMDSATVSDHFQPWRHEGGHAPFSLAWMTAVGERTKRLVLGTSVLTPTFRYNPAVIAQAFATMGCLYPDRIFLGVGTGESLNEIATGYEGEWPEFKERYARLRESVRLMRELWLGDRVDFEGEYYKTKGASIYDVPEGGIPIYIAAGGPQVAKYAGRAGDGFICTSGKGEELYKDKLIPAMKEGAEAAGKNPDDIDRMIEIKISYDTDPELALENTRFWAPLSLTAEQKTNIHDPLEMEKAADELPIEQVAKRWIVASDPDEAVEKVGDYVKYGLNHLVFHAPGHDQRRFLDLFQRDLEPRLRKLG; from the coding sequence GTGGCTGAACTGAAACTGGGATACAAGGCGTCGGCGGAGCAGTTCGCGCCGCGTGAGTTGGTCGAGCTGGCGGTGCTGGCCGAGGCGCACGGGATGGACAGCGCGACGGTCAGCGACCACTTCCAGCCGTGGCGTCACGAGGGCGGGCATGCACCGTTCTCACTGGCGTGGATGACGGCGGTGGGGGAGCGCACCAAGCGGCTGGTCCTCGGCACGTCGGTGCTGACCCCGACCTTCCGATACAACCCCGCCGTGATTGCACAGGCGTTCGCCACAATGGGATGTCTGTACCCGGATCGGATTTTCCTCGGGGTCGGCACCGGAGAGTCGCTCAACGAGATCGCCACCGGCTACGAGGGCGAGTGGCCGGAGTTCAAAGAGCGGTACGCGCGGCTGCGCGAGTCGGTGCGGCTGATGCGGGAGCTGTGGCTGGGCGACCGGGTCGATTTCGAGGGTGAGTACTACAAGACCAAGGGTGCTTCGATCTACGACGTGCCCGAAGGTGGCATCCCGATCTACATCGCCGCGGGTGGTCCGCAGGTGGCCAAGTACGCAGGCCGTGCGGGTGACGGGTTCATCTGCACCTCCGGCAAGGGCGAGGAGCTCTACAAGGACAAGCTGATCCCGGCGATGAAAGAGGGTGCCGAGGCGGCGGGCAAGAACCCCGACGACATCGACCGGATGATCGAGATCAAGATCTCCTATGACACCGATCCCGAACTGGCGCTGGAGAATACCCGGTTCTGGGCGCCGCTGTCGCTGACCGCCGAGCAGAAGACCAACATCCACGATCCACTCGAGATGGAGAAGGCCGCCGACGAGCTGCCCATCGAGCAGGTCGCCAAGCGGTGGATCGTGGCCTCCGACCCTGACGAAGCTGTCGAGAAGGTCGGCGACTACGTGAAATACGGTCTCAACCACTTGGTGTTCCATGCGCCGGGCCACGATCAGCGCCGATTCCTCGACTTGTTCCAGCGGGATCTGGAGCCGCGGTTGCGCAAGTTGGGCTAA
- a CDS encoding MBL fold metallo-hydrolase encodes MAVDLTAITDRVHMAQTPLVNWTVVADDAGVMLIDAGFPGSRDDVLGSLRKLGFGPTDVTAILLTHAHVDHLGTAIWFANTHGTPVYCHADEVGHAKREYLQQASPVDLVLHAWQPRWVKWSLDIVRKGALRHDGIPTAGVLTPAVAETLPGRPQAVPTPGHTGGHCSYIVDDVLVSGDALVTGHPLSPTKGPQLLHRVFNHDEPGCVRSLSALATLDIDVLIPGHGDLWIGPVREAARQAMPR; translated from the coding sequence ATGGCCGTGGATCTCACCGCTATCACCGATCGCGTGCACATGGCGCAGACCCCGTTGGTCAATTGGACGGTGGTCGCCGATGACGCGGGCGTGATGTTGATCGACGCTGGATTCCCCGGCAGCCGCGATGACGTCCTGGGCTCGCTGCGGAAACTCGGGTTCGGCCCGACCGATGTGACGGCAATCCTGCTGACCCACGCCCACGTCGACCACCTCGGCACGGCGATCTGGTTCGCCAACACACATGGCACCCCGGTCTACTGCCACGCCGACGAGGTCGGCCACGCCAAACGCGAGTACCTGCAACAGGCATCCCCGGTCGATCTGGTCTTGCATGCCTGGCAGCCCCGCTGGGTGAAGTGGTCGCTGGACATCGTGCGCAAGGGCGCGCTGCGCCACGACGGGATTCCGACAGCGGGCGTCCTCACGCCGGCCGTCGCCGAGACGCTGCCCGGCCGGCCGCAAGCTGTGCCGACGCCGGGCCACACCGGCGGGCACTGCTCCTACATCGTCGACGACGTTCTGGTCAGTGGCGACGCTCTGGTGACCGGGCATCCGTTGTCCCCGACCAAGGGGCCGCAGCTACTGCACCGGGTGTTCAACCATGACGAACCGGGCTGTGTGCGCAGCCTGTCAGCGCTGGCGACGCTGGACATCGATGTGCTGATTCCCGGGCACGGCGACCTGTGGATCGGACCTGTCCGCGAAGCGGCACGTCAGGCGATGCCTCGTTGA
- a CDS encoding GNAT family N-acetyltransferase, which produces MNAVRFVPVDFDDALAEPLLAELAVEYATRYEAPEAGVARWLRDHPADQFHPPDGGMLIGLLGDQPVTGGAFCRFDDDTAELKRIWTDSRHRRQGHAAALLAALETEIARRGYHRIYLTTGNRQPEAEALYDSAGYSRLDQPLPSDAEQYPIAFVKML; this is translated from the coding sequence GTGAACGCAGTGCGCTTCGTCCCCGTCGACTTCGACGATGCGCTGGCAGAGCCACTATTGGCCGAGCTCGCCGTCGAGTACGCCACCCGCTATGAGGCTCCCGAAGCGGGGGTCGCGCGGTGGCTGCGCGACCATCCGGCCGACCAGTTCCACCCGCCCGACGGCGGCATGCTGATCGGGCTGCTCGGCGATCAGCCGGTGACGGGCGGAGCGTTCTGTCGCTTCGACGACGACACCGCCGAACTCAAACGGATCTGGACCGACAGCCGGCATCGGCGTCAAGGCCACGCCGCCGCGCTACTCGCGGCCCTGGAAACCGAGATCGCCCGGCGCGGGTATCACCGCATCTACCTCACCACCGGCAACCGGCAGCCCGAGGCCGAAGCGTTGTACGACAGCGCCGGCTACAGCCGCCTCGATCAACCGCTGCCCAGCGATGCCGAGCAGTATCCGATCGCCTTCGTCAAAATGCTCTGA
- a CDS encoding SDR family oxidoreductase, producing MDNIRGKTIAITGAARGIGFATARALLQRGARVVIGDRDVTLEESAVAQLSKLGPVSGYPLDVSDPESFATFLDKARADGGGHIDVLINNAGVMPVGPFLDHSDQAVRTAVEVNFYGVVTGCRLALPEMVRRRSGHIVNIASMAGMLAVPGQALYAGTKFAVVGLSTGLADEYAPQGVQISCVMPTFTNTELISGTHTTAATKPVQPEDIAAAVVKALDNPTTSISVPGYSRFLATAVMFLPPRGRRWLSKKMGTDRVFLDFDTTARAAYEKRAQSATGVVEDPQQD from the coding sequence ATGGACAACATCCGGGGCAAAACCATCGCGATCACCGGCGCGGCCCGGGGTATCGGTTTCGCGACCGCACGGGCCCTTCTGCAGCGCGGCGCGCGCGTGGTCATCGGCGACCGGGATGTGACGCTCGAGGAGTCGGCCGTCGCCCAGCTCAGCAAGCTCGGGCCGGTCTCGGGCTACCCCCTCGACGTCAGTGATCCCGAGTCGTTCGCGACCTTCCTGGACAAGGCTCGCGCCGACGGCGGCGGACACATCGACGTGCTGATCAACAACGCCGGGGTCATGCCGGTCGGGCCGTTCCTCGACCACTCCGATCAGGCGGTGCGCACCGCTGTGGAGGTCAACTTCTACGGTGTCGTGACCGGCTGCCGCCTGGCGCTGCCGGAGATGGTCCGGCGTCGCAGCGGCCACATCGTCAACATCGCCTCGATGGCCGGCATGCTCGCCGTGCCCGGCCAGGCGCTCTACGCCGGGACGAAGTTCGCCGTGGTCGGGCTGTCCACCGGGCTTGCGGACGAGTACGCGCCCCAGGGCGTCCAGATCAGTTGTGTCATGCCGACATTCACCAACACCGAACTGATCTCAGGCACCCACACCACCGCGGCCACCAAACCGGTGCAGCCCGAGGACATCGCCGCCGCCGTGGTCAAGGCATTGGACAACCCGACAACGTCGATCTCCGTTCCGGGTTACTCACGCTTCCTGGCCACCGCCGTGATGTTCCTCCCTCCGCGCGGCCGGCGTTGGTTGTCCAAGAAGATGGGCACCGACCGGGTGTTCCTCGACTTCGACACAACGGCCCGCGCCGCCTACGAGAAGCGGGCTCAGAGCGCCACCGGCGTGGTGGAGGACCCGCAGCAGGATTAG
- a CDS encoding O-succinylhomoserine sulfhydrylase: MTDSTDPVPSVRIPAPLPDGVSQATIGVRGGLLRSEFEETAEGLYLTSGYVYSSAAEAEKAFTGEIDRYVYSRYGNPTISMFEERLRLIEGAPAAFATASGMAAVFTALGALLGAGDRLVAARSLFGSCFVVCNEILPRWGVETVLVDGDDLSQWEEALSVPTQAVFFETPSNPMQSLVDIAAVSEMAHAAGAKVVLDNVFATPLLQQGIPLGVDVVVYSGTKHIDGQGRVLGGAILGDKEYIDGPVQKLMRHTGPALSAFNAWVLLKGLETMAVRVDYSNRSAQRVAEFLEAQAGVNWVKYPFLESHPQFDLAKRQMRGGGTVVTFELDGGKARAFEVLDRLQVIDISNNLGDAKTLITHPATTTHRAMGPEGRASIGLGDGVVRISVGLEGTEDLIADLDRALG, translated from the coding sequence ATGACCGACTCGACTGATCCGGTGCCGTCGGTCCGGATCCCCGCGCCGCTGCCCGACGGGGTTAGCCAGGCGACCATCGGGGTTCGGGGTGGCCTGCTGCGCTCGGAGTTCGAGGAGACCGCCGAGGGGCTGTATCTCACCTCCGGGTACGTGTATTCGTCGGCCGCCGAGGCCGAGAAGGCTTTCACCGGCGAGATCGACCGGTACGTCTACTCCCGCTACGGCAACCCGACGATCTCGATGTTCGAGGAACGCCTGCGGCTGATCGAAGGTGCGCCTGCCGCATTCGCGACCGCGTCGGGCATGGCCGCGGTGTTCACCGCGTTGGGCGCGCTGCTGGGTGCCGGTGACCGGCTGGTGGCCGCTCGCAGCCTGTTCGGATCCTGCTTCGTGGTGTGCAACGAGATCCTGCCGCGCTGGGGTGTGGAGACCGTCCTCGTCGACGGTGACGACCTCTCGCAGTGGGAAGAGGCACTCTCGGTTCCGACGCAGGCAGTGTTCTTCGAGACCCCGTCCAACCCGATGCAGTCGCTGGTCGACATCGCGGCGGTTTCCGAAATGGCGCACGCTGCCGGGGCAAAGGTAGTGCTGGACAATGTGTTTGCCACCCCGCTGCTGCAGCAGGGTATCCCGCTCGGCGTGGATGTTGTGGTGTATTCGGGTACCAAGCACATCGACGGTCAGGGCCGGGTGCTCGGCGGTGCGATCCTCGGCGATAAGGAGTACATCGACGGCCCGGTGCAGAAACTGATGCGCCACACCGGCCCCGCGCTGTCCGCGTTCAACGCCTGGGTGCTGTTGAAGGGTCTGGAGACGATGGCGGTGCGGGTGGATTATTCGAACCGCTCCGCGCAGCGGGTAGCCGAGTTCCTGGAAGCCCAGGCCGGCGTCAACTGGGTGAAATATCCCTTCCTGGAATCACATCCGCAGTTCGATCTCGCGAAGCGACAGATGCGCGGCGGTGGCACCGTGGTGACGTTCGAACTGGACGGCGGCAAGGCACGCGCCTTTGAGGTGCTCGACAGGCTTCAGGTCATCGACATCTCGAACAACCTCGGCGACGCCAAGACGCTGATCACGCATCCGGCGACCACTACGCACCGTGCGATGGGGCCGGAAGGGCGCGCGTCGATCGGGCTCGGTGACGGAGTGGTGCGGATCTCGGTCGGCCTGGAAGGCACCGAGGACCTGATCGCCGACCTGGATCGCGCGCTGGGCTAG
- a CDS encoding rhodanese-like domain-containing protein translates to MSYAGDITPEESWKLLSENPEAVLVDCRTNAEWRWVGVPDLSSLGRNVVFVEWNRSNGQRNEDFVAELNAAGVTAGERPVVFICRSGNRSIPAAETATAAGIAPSYNMLDGFEGQLDADGHRGSNGWRALGLPWKQS, encoded by the coding sequence GTGAGTTACGCAGGAGATATCACCCCTGAGGAGAGCTGGAAGCTGCTCAGCGAGAACCCCGAGGCGGTGCTGGTGGACTGCCGTACCAACGCCGAGTGGCGCTGGGTCGGTGTGCCCGATCTGTCCAGCCTGGGCCGCAATGTGGTGTTCGTGGAGTGGAACCGCAGCAACGGCCAGCGAAACGAGGACTTCGTCGCCGAACTGAACGCTGCGGGCGTGACGGCCGGGGAGCGCCCGGTGGTGTTCATCTGTCGCTCCGGAAATCGTTCCATCCCCGCAGCCGAGACGGCGACTGCCGCGGGAATCGCGCCGTCCTACAACATGCTTGACGGGTTCGAAGGCCAGCTCGATGCCGACGGACACCGCGGCAGCAATGGCTGGCGTGCGCTGGGTCTGCCCTGGAAACAGTCATGA
- a CDS encoding lumazine-binding protein, with product MTEREDDGASPMPILIALGVAVLVLAAVGIAWLVDDRKPMSEDVLVGRAAVGQNDALQRDNYPDFRKYTCAAQQGVEADVLGGQQKSKAAHGARYVDDVTDVKIDGDKATATVVYHFEKAADAKLKTPMTFVRENGEWTVCSPGPV from the coding sequence GTGACCGAACGTGAGGACGACGGCGCCAGCCCGATGCCCATCCTGATCGCGCTGGGTGTCGCGGTGCTGGTGCTCGCCGCGGTGGGGATCGCCTGGCTGGTCGACGACAGGAAGCCGATGAGTGAGGACGTGCTGGTCGGCCGCGCCGCGGTCGGGCAGAACGACGCGCTGCAGCGCGACAACTACCCGGATTTCCGCAAGTACACCTGCGCCGCGCAGCAGGGTGTCGAGGCGGATGTTCTTGGCGGCCAACAGAAGTCGAAGGCCGCACATGGTGCTCGATACGTCGACGATGTCACCGACGTGAAGATCGATGGTGACAAGGCCACCGCAACCGTCGTCTACCACTTCGAGAAGGCGGCGGATGCCAAGCTCAAGACCCCGATGACCTTCGTCCGGGAGAACGGGGAGTGGACCGTCTGCTCGCCCGGTCCGGTCTGA